A DNA window from Mesorhizobium sp. C432A contains the following coding sequences:
- the secA gene encoding preprotein translocase subunit SecA: protein MVSLGGLARKVFGSSNDRRVKSTRPRVEAINAMENEMRALSDAELQARTEKFRQDIANGATLDDLLVPAFATVREASRRVLGMRPFDVQLIGGMVLHNGGIAEMRTGEGKTLVATLPVYLNALAGKGVHVVTVNDYLATRDSEWMGRVYKFLGLSVGVIVHGLSDEERRVAYASDVTYATNNELGFDYLRDNMKYERAQMVQRGHNYAIVDEVDSILVDEARTPLIISGPLEDRSEMYNTIDAFMLQLGPADYEIDEKQKTSIFTEEGTEKLENLLRAAGLLKGESLYDVENVAIVHHVNNALKAHRLFQKDKDYIVRNDEIVIIDEFTGRMMPGRRYSEGLHQALEAKEHVAIQPENQTLASVTFQNYFRLYKKLSGMTGTALTEAEEFGNIYGLEVTEIPTNLPVIRKDEDDEVYRTVEEKYKAIVKEIKEARAKGQPTLVGTTSIEKSEQLAERLRKEGFKDFEVLNARHHEREAAIVAQAGKPGAITIATNMAGRGTDIKLGGNAEMRIEDELGDMPAGPEREAREKEIIADVERLKEKALAAGGLYVLATERHESRRIDNQLRGRSGRQGDPGRSKFFLSLQDDLMRIFGSERMDGMLQKLGLKEDEAIIHPWINKALEKAQKKVEARNFDIRKNLLKYDDVSNDQRKVVFEQRIELMDGEGLSETIAEMREGVIEEIVTKNIPENAYAEQWNVAGLKAEVAEFLNLDLPVEDWVKEEGIAEDDIRERLTKAADAAAKERAERFGPDVMSYVERSVVLQTLDHLWREHIVNLDHLRSVVGFRGYAQRDPLQEYKSEAFELFQALLGNLRQAVTAQLMRVELVRQAAEAPPPEAPEMFGSHIDGTTGEDDFEGGETALLVRQESNAIVAPEDRDPNNQATWGKIGRNEACPCGSGKKYKHCHGAFA, encoded by the coding sequence ATGGTCAGTCTCGGCGGTCTCGCCCGTAAGGTTTTCGGTTCCTCCAACGATCGTCGCGTAAAATCGACCCGGCCGCGTGTCGAGGCGATCAACGCCATGGAAAACGAGATGCGGGCGCTGTCCGACGCCGAGCTTCAGGCCCGCACGGAAAAATTCCGCCAGGATATCGCCAACGGCGCTACGCTCGATGACCTGCTGGTGCCGGCCTTCGCCACCGTCCGCGAGGCATCCCGCCGCGTGCTCGGCATGCGCCCGTTCGACGTGCAGCTGATCGGCGGCATGGTGCTGCACAATGGCGGCATCGCCGAAATGCGTACCGGCGAGGGCAAGACCCTGGTCGCCACCCTGCCCGTTTATCTCAACGCGCTTGCCGGCAAGGGCGTCCATGTCGTCACCGTCAACGACTACCTTGCCACCCGCGACTCCGAATGGATGGGCCGCGTCTACAAATTCCTCGGCCTCTCGGTCGGCGTCATCGTCCATGGCCTGTCCGACGAGGAACGCCGCGTCGCCTACGCGTCCGACGTTACCTATGCCACCAACAACGAGCTCGGCTTCGACTATTTGCGCGACAACATGAAGTATGAGCGCGCGCAGATGGTGCAGCGCGGCCACAATTACGCGATCGTCGACGAAGTCGATTCCATCCTGGTCGACGAGGCGCGCACGCCGCTGATCATTTCCGGTCCGCTCGAGGACCGTTCGGAAATGTACAACACCATCGATGCCTTCATGCTGCAGCTCGGCCCAGCCGACTACGAGATCGACGAGAAGCAGAAGACCTCGATCTTCACCGAGGAAGGCACCGAGAAGCTGGAAAACCTGCTGCGCGCGGCCGGCCTGCTCAAGGGCGAGTCGCTCTATGACGTCGAGAACGTCGCCATCGTCCACCACGTCAACAACGCGCTGAAGGCGCACCGGCTGTTCCAGAAGGACAAGGACTACATCGTCCGCAACGACGAGATCGTCATCATCGACGAATTCACCGGCCGCATGATGCCGGGCCGCCGCTATTCGGAAGGCCTGCACCAGGCGCTCGAAGCCAAGGAGCATGTGGCGATCCAGCCGGAAAACCAGACGCTGGCCTCCGTCACCTTCCAGAACTACTTCCGCCTCTACAAGAAGCTTTCCGGCATGACCGGCACGGCGCTGACCGAGGCCGAGGAGTTCGGCAACATTTACGGCCTCGAAGTCACCGAGATCCCGACCAATCTGCCGGTCATCCGCAAGGACGAGGACGACGAGGTCTACCGGACGGTCGAGGAGAAGTACAAGGCGATCGTCAAGGAGATCAAGGAAGCGCGCGCCAAGGGCCAGCCGACGCTGGTCGGCACCACCTCCATTGAAAAATCCGAGCAGCTGGCCGAGCGCCTGCGCAAGGAAGGGTTCAAGGATTTCGAGGTGTTGAACGCCCGCCACCACGAGCGCGAGGCCGCCATCGTCGCCCAGGCCGGCAAACCCGGCGCCATCACCATCGCCACCAACATGGCGGGACGCGGCACCGACATCAAGCTCGGCGGCAACGCCGAGATGCGCATCGAGGACGAACTGGGCGACATGCCTGCTGGTCCCGAGCGAGAGGCGCGCGAAAAGGAAATCATTGCCGATGTCGAGCGCCTGAAGGAAAAGGCGCTAGCCGCCGGCGGCCTCTACGTGCTCGCCACCGAGCGCCATGAATCGCGCCGCATCGACAACCAGCTCCGCGGCCGCTCCGGCCGCCAGGGCGACCCCGGCCGTTCGAAATTCTTCCTGTCGCTGCAGGACGATCTGATGCGCATCTTCGGCTCCGAGCGCATGGACGGCATGCTGCAGAAGCTTGGCCTCAAGGAAGACGAGGCCATCATCCATCCGTGGATCAACAAGGCGCTGGAAAAGGCGCAGAAGAAGGTCGAAGCGCGCAACTTCGACATCCGCAAGAACCTGTTGAAATACGACGACGTCTCGAACGACCAGCGCAAGGTGGTGTTCGAGCAGCGCATCGAATTGATGGACGGCGAAGGCCTGTCCGAGACGATCGCCGAGATGCGCGAAGGCGTCATCGAGGAGATCGTCACCAAGAACATCCCCGAAAACGCCTATGCCGAGCAGTGGAACGTCGCCGGCCTCAAGGCCGAGGTCGCCGAATTCCTCAATCTCGACCTGCCGGTCGAGGACTGGGTCAAGGAAGAAGGCATTGCCGAGGACGACATCCGCGAGCGCCTGACCAAGGCCGCCGACGCCGCCGCCAAGGAGCGCGCCGAGCGCTTCGGCCCAGACGTGATGAGCTATGTCGAACGCTCGGTGGTGTTGCAGACGCTCGATCATCTGTGGCGCGAGCACATCGTCAACCTCGACCATCTGCGTTCGGTCGTCGGCTTCCGCGGCTACGCCCAGCGCGACCCGCTGCAGGAATACAAGAGCGAGGCGTTCGAGCTGTTCCAGGCGCTGCTCGGCAATCTGCGCCAGGCCGTCACCGCCCAATTGATGCGCGTCGAACTGGTCCGCCAGGCCGCCGAAGCGCCGCCGCCCGAAGCGCCTGAAATGTTCGGCAGCCACATTGACGGCACCACGGGCGAGGACGATTTCGAGGGTGGCGAGACCGCACTTCTGGTCCGCCAGGAGAGCAACGCCATCGTCGCTCCCGAAGACCGCGATCCGAACAACCAGGCGACCTGGGGCAAGATCGGCCGCAACGAAGCCTGCCCCTGCGGCTCCGGCAAGAAATACAAGCACTGCCACGGCGCGTTTGCTTGA
- a CDS encoding peptidylprolyl isomerase → MSLLFRRASLASLGLAFGLSALSLSPLMAQEAAPAPADAAAAPAAAPVDPNAVIATVNGQKLTEADLGLAEGELSQQFSQLPPEQRRAAALSAAIEIRVMAAQAVATGLDKDPEFQRRMAFLQQRALHGEMVEKGVVDKVTDAEVRARYDQEIASTPPVNEIHARHILVKTKEEAEAIIKQLDGGADFQKLANEHTSDPSGKTNGGDLGWFGPGQMVPEFDKAAVALEIGKYTKEPVQTQFGWHVIKLEDKRTKQPPAFDDVKDQAKQAVIRDKYFALVKQLRGAAKVEIPDANLKKAVDTMEAGK, encoded by the coding sequence ATGTCCTTACTGTTTCGCCGTGCGTCGCTCGCCAGCCTTGGCTTGGCTTTCGGCCTGTCGGCCCTGTCGCTGTCTCCGCTGATGGCCCAGGAAGCCGCTCCCGCCCCGGCCGATGCCGCAGCAGCGCCGGCGGCAGCCCCCGTCGATCCGAACGCCGTTATCGCTACCGTCAATGGCCAGAAGCTGACCGAGGCGGACCTTGGGCTTGCCGAGGGCGAGCTGTCGCAGCAGTTCTCGCAGTTGCCACCCGAGCAGCGCCGCGCCGCCGCCCTTTCGGCGGCCATCGAAATCCGCGTCATGGCCGCCCAGGCGGTCGCTACTGGGCTCGACAAGGATCCCGAATTCCAGCGCCGCATGGCGTTCCTGCAGCAGCGCGCGCTGCATGGCGAGATGGTCGAGAAGGGCGTCGTGGACAAGGTTACCGATGCCGAGGTGCGCGCCCGCTACGATCAGGAAATCGCCAGCACGCCGCCGGTCAATGAGATTCATGCCCGTCACATCCTCGTGAAGACGAAGGAAGAGGCCGAGGCGATTATCAAGCAGCTCGATGGCGGTGCCGACTTCCAGAAGCTCGCCAACGAGCATACCAGCGATCCCTCGGGCAAAACCAATGGCGGCGATCTCGGCTGGTTCGGCCCGGGGCAGATGGTGCCGGAATTCGACAAGGCGGCAGTTGCGCTCGAAATCGGCAAATACACCAAGGAGCCGGTGCAAACGCAATTCGGCTGGCATGTCATCAAGCTCGAGGACAAGCGCACCAAACAGCCGCCGGCCTTCGACGACGTCAAGGACCAGGCCAAGCAGGCGGTGATCCGCGACAAGTATTTCGCACTGGTCAAGCAGCTGCGCGGCGCCGCCAAGGTCGAAATCCCCGACGCCAATCTGAAGAAGGCCGTCGACACGATGGAAGCCGGCAAGTAA
- a CDS encoding TetR/AcrR family transcriptional regulator, whose protein sequence is MGEDPARRSIGARRNPDSAEAILEAAEAVLVEAGYAGFSIEAVARRARAGKPTIYRWWPSKAALLLEVYKRQKRVDVPDTGSLEDDLVGFLRNLFAHWRDTSSGSVFRSLIAEAQSDEAAAAALTGYADGRVSHTARIIERAKARGEVAADVDAALVADLIASYAWKHLLTNRLDEDEATIRATVRYVMSGISRN, encoded by the coding sequence ATGGGCGAGGATCCGGCGCGCAGATCGATCGGGGCGCGGCGCAACCCAGACAGCGCCGAGGCCATTCTCGAGGCCGCGGAGGCGGTGCTGGTCGAGGCCGGCTATGCCGGCTTCTCCATAGAGGCCGTGGCGCGGCGGGCGCGCGCCGGCAAACCCACGATCTATCGCTGGTGGCCGAGCAAGGCGGCCCTGCTGTTAGAGGTCTACAAGCGGCAAAAGCGTGTCGACGTCCCCGATACCGGCAGTCTCGAAGACGACCTCGTCGGTTTCCTGAGGAACCTCTTCGCGCATTGGCGCGACACATCCTCGGGCAGCGTATTCCGCTCGCTGATCGCCGAGGCCCAGTCGGACGAAGCGGCGGCCGCGGCCCTGACTGGCTATGCCGATGGGCGCGTGTCCCACACCGCTCGGATCATCGAGCGCGCCAAGGCGCGCGGCGAGGTTGCGGCCGATGTCGACGCAGCGCTGGTCGCCGACCTCATCGCTTCCTATGCCTGGAAACACCTTTTGACCAACCGGCTGGACGAAGATGAGGCGACAATCCGTGCCACTGTCCGCTATGTGATGTCAGGCATCTCCCGCAATTGA
- a CDS encoding caspase domain-containing protein yields MGRLVILAVAFMGLLLLSADAQPERRVALVIGNGTYAEAGTLTNPVNDALDIAGKLRSIGFDVIEGNDLGKRELERKIGEFSDALEGAGVGLFYYAGHGLQVEGRNYIVPVDARLDMPVKLQLEAVPIDEVLDIMEQQTKVSLVFLDACRNNPFARSLSRTATTRSATALAGLAQFDSTRGSFIAFSTAPGAVAMDGTGRNSPFAAALLRHMAEPGQSINDMMIAVRRDVVSETREGQRPWEQGSLLERFEFVPGGETVAQPKPAVPPAPETKVAALERSVGDDKTAIEKFLRDDYLAPDAAAIGETVKRLYAPSATIFGTRYDSDAVVKLKTDWFAQFASWSFSLEPGSLNVTRQGENRAEAVFAMSYDYMSKDKSAARMTGKARVALGLVKSDGQWRIDSETSQVMN; encoded by the coding sequence ATGGGCAGGCTGGTGATCTTGGCGGTGGCGTTTATGGGGCTTTTGCTCCTGAGCGCCGATGCGCAGCCGGAACGGCGCGTGGCGCTGGTCATCGGCAATGGCACCTATGCCGAAGCCGGCACGCTCACCAATCCGGTCAACGATGCGCTCGATATTGCCGGCAAGCTGCGCTCGATCGGCTTCGACGTCATCGAGGGCAACGATCTCGGCAAGCGCGAACTCGAGCGCAAGATCGGCGAATTTTCCGATGCGCTGGAAGGTGCGGGCGTCGGGCTTTTCTATTACGCCGGCCACGGCTTGCAGGTGGAAGGGCGCAACTACATCGTGCCGGTCGACGCCCGGCTCGACATGCCGGTCAAGCTGCAGCTCGAAGCCGTGCCGATCGACGAAGTCCTCGACATCATGGAGCAGCAGACCAAGGTCAGCCTGGTTTTCCTTGACGCCTGCCGCAACAATCCCTTTGCCCGCAGCCTGAGCCGCACCGCCACCACGCGCTCGGCAACGGCGCTTGCCGGTCTGGCGCAGTTCGATTCGACGCGCGGCTCCTTCATCGCCTTCTCGACGGCGCCAGGCGCTGTCGCCATGGACGGCACCGGGCGCAATTCGCCGTTCGCCGCCGCCCTGCTGCGACACATGGCCGAGCCCGGCCAGAGCATCAACGACATGATGATCGCGGTGCGCCGCGACGTGGTCTCCGAAACCCGCGAGGGACAGCGCCCATGGGAACAGGGTTCGCTGCTCGAACGGTTTGAGTTTGTGCCCGGCGGCGAAACGGTTGCACAGCCGAAGCCCGCCGTCCCCCCGGCGCCCGAAACAAAGGTTGCGGCACTCGAACGGTCTGTAGGCGACGACAAGACCGCAATCGAGAAATTCCTGCGCGACGACTATCTTGCGCCCGATGCCGCGGCGATCGGCGAGACCGTCAAGCGGCTCTATGCGCCTTCCGCCACCATCTTCGGCACGCGCTATGACAGCGACGCCGTCGTCAAGCTCAAGACGGACTGGTTCGCGCAATTTGCATCCTGGTCGTTCAGTCTCGAGCCCGGCAGCCTCAATGTGACGCGGCAGGGCGAGAACCGCGCCGAAGCCGTGTTCGCGATGAGCTACGACTATATGTCGAAAGACAAATCGGCGGCGCGCATGACCGGCAAGGCACGAGTCGCGCTTGGGCTGGTGAAGAGCGACGGCCAGTGGCGGATCGACTCGGAAACCTCGCAAGTGATGAACTGA
- the argJ gene encoding bifunctional glutamate N-acetyltransferase/amino-acid acetyltransferase ArgJ, producing MYATISPLAPKKYPKMPAIEGVRIATAEAGIKYKNRTDLLAIVFDAGTAVAGVFTKSKCPSAPVDFCRENLGAGKARVLVVNSGNANAFTGKKGRASTQLTGEAAAKAAGCTPGEVFLASTGVIGEPLDTTKFSHLLAGLVKDGKPDLWTEAAKAIMTTDTYPKVATATVKLGDTDVIINGISKGAGMIAPDMATMLSFIATDAPIAAPVLQDLLSRGTAKTFNAVTVDSDTSTSDTLLLFATGAAAKRGAPAISDPKDARLGAFRRALGKVLKSLALQVVRDGEGARKQVEVTVTGAKSARSAKRIALSIANSPLVKTAVAGEDANWGRVVMAVGKAGEPADRDRLSIWFGDNRLAHEGERDPGYSEEATSAYMKRDDIRIRADIGIGRGKATVWTCDLTKEYVAINGDYRS from the coding sequence ATGTACGCAACGATTTCGCCGCTCGCGCCGAAGAAATATCCCAAAATGCCTGCCATTGAGGGCGTGCGCATCGCCACCGCAGAGGCCGGGATCAAGTACAAGAACCGTACCGACCTCTTGGCCATAGTCTTCGATGCCGGCACAGCGGTTGCCGGCGTGTTCACGAAGTCGAAATGCCCCTCGGCGCCGGTCGACTTCTGCCGCGAGAACCTTGGCGCCGGCAAGGCGCGGGTGCTTGTGGTCAATTCCGGCAACGCCAACGCCTTCACCGGCAAGAAGGGCCGCGCCTCCACCCAACTGACCGGCGAGGCCGCGGCCAAGGCCGCAGGCTGCACGCCAGGCGAAGTGTTCCTCGCTTCTACCGGGGTAATCGGCGAGCCGCTCGACACCACCAAATTCAGCCATTTGCTGGCCGGACTGGTCAAGGACGGCAAGCCGGATCTGTGGACCGAGGCGGCAAAGGCCATCATGACCACCGACACCTATCCGAAAGTGGCGACAGCGACGGTCAAGCTCGGCGACACCGACGTCATCATCAATGGCATCTCCAAGGGCGCCGGCATGATCGCGCCCGATATGGCGACTATGCTGTCCTTCATCGCCACCGATGCGCCGATCGCCGCCCCCGTGCTGCAGGACTTGTTGTCGCGCGGCACGGCCAAGACCTTCAACGCCGTCACCGTCGACAGCGACACCTCGACCAGCGACACGCTGCTGTTGTTCGCCACCGGAGCCGCTGCCAAGCGCGGCGCGCCCGCCATCAGCGATCCCAAGGATGCCCGTCTCGGCGCCTTCCGCCGGGCGCTGGGCAAGGTGCTCAAATCGCTGGCGCTGCAAGTGGTGCGCGACGGCGAGGGCGCCCGCAAGCAGGTCGAAGTCACCGTTACCGGCGCCAAATCGGCGCGCTCGGCCAAGCGCATCGCGCTGTCCATCGCCAATTCGCCGCTGGTCAAGACGGCGGTTGCCGGCGAGGACGCCAATTGGGGCCGCGTCGTCATGGCCGTCGGCAAGGCCGGCGAGCCGGCCGATCGCGACCGGCTGTCGATCTGGTTCGGCGACAACCGTCTGGCGCATGAGGGCGAACGCGACCCGGGCTACTCCGAGGAAGCGACCTCGGCCTATATGAAGCGCGACGACATTCGCATCCGCGCCGATATCGGTATCGGCCGCGGCAAGGCGACGGTGTGGACCTGCGACCTCACCAAGGAATATGTCGCCATCAATGGCGATTACCGGAGCTGA
- a CDS encoding GNAT family N-acetyltransferase has product MLAIVRRYEAAGFRAWPAAAVHYDGTWVVRLTAGHPAKRLNSVNPLDPGDTQHIAERIGRASRRFDAYGRPLTFRISPLSGPDLAKHLDNEGWSTFDESLVMRLPLADAQLAPAMDQIPLKDISRFLGASLKVSGSDASLRPGLSEIIGAIQPEVGLFALEEGADPLAVLICVHDGDLAGLFEIATAKSARNQGHGRNLILSALKWARLRGAREAWLQVEAGNAPALALYRSLGFDEVYRYHYRRPPGA; this is encoded by the coding sequence ATGCTCGCCATCGTGCGCCGCTACGAGGCTGCGGGGTTTCGCGCCTGGCCGGCGGCGGCCGTGCATTATGACGGCACCTGGGTGGTGCGGCTGACAGCCGGCCATCCGGCCAAGCGGCTGAACTCGGTCAACCCGCTCGATCCCGGCGACACCCAGCACATTGCCGAGCGCATCGGCCGCGCCAGCCGGCGCTTCGACGCCTATGGCAGGCCGCTGACCTTCCGCATCTCGCCGCTGTCGGGGCCGGACCTAGCCAAGCATCTCGACAATGAGGGCTGGAGCACATTCGACGAATCCCTGGTGATGCGGCTGCCGCTGGCGGACGCGCAACTGGCGCCGGCCATGGACCAGATTCCGCTGAAGGATATCAGCCGCTTTCTCGGCGCGTCGCTCAAGGTCAGCGGCTCGGATGCATCGCTGCGGCCCGGTCTTTCGGAAATCATCGGCGCTATCCAACCCGAAGTCGGGCTGTTTGCGCTGGAGGAAGGGGCCGACCCTCTGGCGGTGCTGATCTGCGTCCATGACGGCGATCTTGCCGGTCTGTTCGAGATCGCCACCGCCAAGTCGGCGCGCAATCAGGGCCATGGCCGCAACCTGATCCTGTCGGCGCTGAAGTGGGCGAGGCTGCGTGGCGCTCGCGAAGCCTGGCTGCAGGTCGAGGCCGGCAATGCGCCGGCGCTGGCGCTCTATCGCTCGCTGGGCTTCGACGAAGTCTATCGCTACCACTATCGCCGGCCGCCGGGCGCATGA
- the mutT gene encoding 8-oxo-dGTP diphosphatase MutT, with protein MSEITGKRLLLVAACALVDTDGRVLLAQRPEGKQLAGLWEFPGGKVEPGETPEQCLIRELQEEIGIETDIPCLAPLTFASHSYDDFHLLMPLFVCRRFRGIAQPREGQALKWVRPKQMRDYPMPPADAPLIQFLIDLL; from the coding sequence ATGAGCGAGATCACCGGCAAACGCCTGCTGCTGGTCGCCGCGTGCGCGCTGGTCGATACCGATGGGCGGGTGCTTCTGGCGCAGCGGCCCGAGGGCAAACAGCTTGCCGGCCTGTGGGAATTTCCCGGCGGCAAGGTAGAGCCAGGCGAGACGCCGGAACAATGCCTGATCCGCGAACTGCAGGAAGAAATCGGCATCGAGACTGACATTCCTTGCCTGGCGCCGCTCACCTTCGCCAGCCATTCCTATGATGATTTCCATCTCCTGATGCCCCTGTTCGTCTGCCGCCGCTTCCGCGGCATCGCGCAGCCCAGGGAAGGGCAGGCGTTGAAATGGGTGCGGCCAAAGCAGATGCGCGACTATCCCATGCCGCCGGCCGACGCGCCGCTAATCCAGTTCCTCATCGACCTGTTGTGA
- a CDS encoding Flp family type IVb pilin: protein MKQLLRRFLQDETGATAIEYGLIVAVLSLAIVGGVGKASNAIQFLFSDNNSRLANAFAEH from the coding sequence ATGAAGCAATTGCTGCGCCGATTTTTGCAGGACGAAACAGGCGCCACGGCCATTGAATATGGCCTGATCGTTGCGGTGCTGTCGCTTGCCATCGTCGGGGGTGTCGGCAAGGCCAGCAATGCGATCCAGTTTCTGTTCAGCGACAACAACAGCAGGCTCGCAAACGCCTTCGCCGAGCACTGA
- a CDS encoding methyltransferase domain-containing protein has product MQPIIDTELWLVRKRRALAHPVAGADFLMRRAAEDLADRLGAVERKFGKAAVLFCQTPDATDVVAASGKAAEIVRVEADPAFLDGRPGLIAPLETVPFQPESLDLVVSLLSLQAMNDIPGMLVQIRRALRPDGLFLGAFAGAGTLSELRESLLAAETELYGGASPRVIPFTDVRDAGALLQRAGLALPVADVETVTVRYDTLFDLIADLRAMGETSALTDRSRRPGARKLFTRAAEIYAERFSDADGRIRASFSIVWMSGWAPDASQQKPLKPGSAKVSLKTILENPDGR; this is encoded by the coding sequence TTGCAGCCGATCATCGATACTGAACTTTGGCTGGTGCGCAAGCGCAGGGCGCTGGCCCACCCCGTAGCCGGCGCGGATTTTCTGATGCGGCGGGCGGCGGAAGACCTTGCCGACCGGCTCGGCGCGGTCGAGCGGAAATTCGGCAAGGCCGCGGTGCTGTTTTGCCAGACGCCGGACGCAACGGACGTGGTCGCTGCAAGCGGCAAGGCAGCGGAGATCGTGCGCGTCGAGGCAGATCCAGCGTTTCTGGACGGCCGGCCAGGGCTGATAGCACCGCTGGAGACAGTGCCGTTCCAGCCGGAAAGCCTCGACCTCGTCGTTTCACTTCTGTCGTTGCAGGCGATGAACGACATTCCCGGCATGCTGGTGCAGATCCGCCGCGCTCTGCGGCCCGACGGGCTTTTCCTCGGCGCCTTTGCCGGCGCCGGCACGCTTTCCGAATTGCGCGAAAGCCTGCTCGCCGCCGAGACCGAACTCTATGGCGGCGCCAGCCCGCGTGTCATCCCCTTCACCGATGTTCGCGACGCCGGCGCACTGCTGCAGCGCGCCGGACTGGCGCTACCGGTGGCCGACGTCGAAACGGTGACCGTCCGCTACGATACCCTCTTCGACCTCATTGCCGATCTCAGGGCGATGGGCGAAACCAGCGCGCTGACCGATCGCAGCCGGCGACCGGGAGCGCGAAAGCTTTTTACCCGTGCCGCCGAAATCTATGCCGAACGCTTTTCGGACGCTGATGGCCGCATCAGGGCAAGCTTTTCCATCGTCTGGATGTCGGGCTGGGCGCCCGATGCCTCGCAGCAAAAGCCCTTGAAACCGGGTTCGGCGAAGGTCTCGCTGAAGACGATACTGGAAAACCCCGACGGGCGGTGA
- a CDS encoding ComF family protein codes for MLKLAMLDWPARMLFPPVCAGCRRHVSQPGVLCGACWPKLRLLERPWCAVMGTPFTHDMGEGFLSAEAIADPPPFERARAAVAYSGVARQMVQGLKYQDRTDLAPWMARWMLCAGAEVIADADVVVPVPLHWRRFFRRQFNQSAELARAVAQLSGLPFSPSAVRRVKLTRQQVGLERQEREANVRAAFRVPAEAEIEITGRRVLLVDDVYTTGATVRSVARALKKGGAGAVDVLTFARVLPGDFRADESATI; via the coding sequence ATGTTGAAACTGGCCATGTTGGACTGGCCGGCGCGGATGCTGTTCCCGCCGGTCTGTGCCGGCTGTCGCAGGCACGTCTCGCAACCCGGCGTTTTGTGCGGTGCCTGCTGGCCGAAGCTGAGGCTGCTGGAGCGGCCATGGTGCGCGGTGATGGGCACGCCATTCACGCACGATATGGGCGAGGGGTTCCTGTCGGCCGAGGCGATCGCCGATCCGCCGCCGTTCGAGCGGGCGCGGGCGGCCGTGGCCTATTCCGGTGTCGCCCGCCAGATGGTGCAAGGGCTGAAATACCAGGATCGCACCGATCTGGCGCCGTGGATGGCGCGCTGGATGCTGTGCGCCGGCGCTGAGGTAATTGCAGACGCCGATGTCGTCGTACCGGTGCCGCTGCACTGGCGGCGCTTCTTTCGGCGGCAGTTCAACCAGTCGGCGGAGTTGGCAAGGGCGGTTGCGCAGCTTAGCGGGCTGCCTTTCTCGCCCTCGGCGGTCCGGCGCGTCAAGCTCACGCGCCAGCAGGTCGGGCTGGAGCGGCAGGAGCGCGAGGCCAATGTCCGCGCCGCCTTCCGTGTGCCTGCGGAAGCCGAAATCGAGATCACTGGGCGCCGCGTGCTTCTGGTCGACGATGTCTACACCACCGGCGCCACCGTGCGCTCGGTCGCCAGGGCGCTGAAGAAGGGCGGCGCCGGAGCGGTCGATGTGCTGACCTTCGCGCGTGTCCTGCCGGGGGACTTTCGGGCCGACGAGTCCGCGACTATATAA
- the grxC gene encoding glutaredoxin 3 yields MLDVTIYTRMMCGYCAAAKRLLDRKGVAYTEHDASFSPELRQEMISRAHGRSTFPQIFIGDTHVGGSDDLHELEARGQLDRLLANGSTTKSGS; encoded by the coding sequence ATGCTCGATGTGACGATTTACACCCGTATGATGTGCGGCTATTGCGCGGCGGCCAAGCGGCTGCTCGACCGCAAGGGCGTCGCTTACACCGAGCATGACGCTTCGTTTTCGCCGGAATTGCGCCAGGAAATGATTTCGCGGGCGCATGGCCGCTCGACCTTTCCGCAGATTTTCATCGGCGACACGCATGTCGGCGGCTCCGACGACCTCCACGAGTTGGAGGCACGGGGGCAGCTGGATAGGCTGCTTGCCAACGGCTCGACGACAAAGAGCGGTTCGTAG